In one Sphingomonas hankookensis genomic region, the following are encoded:
- a CDS encoding dihydroorotase has protein sequence MATFDTKLTGGTVHLPSGPAQVDIGIVDGRIAGIGVTGDAGETIDCTGLDILPGVIDTQVHFREPGLEHKEDLATGSIAAVMGGVTAVFEMPNTKPATDTEDAIADKLARAKGRMYCDHAFYVGATARNANHLAELERLPGTAGVKIFMGSSTGDLLVSEDADLLRVLRSGQRRVAIHAEDEIRMIAREGERVSGDPASHPVWRDDESAMLATRRILRLAREAGRRVHVLHVTTPAELEVLGANKDIASCEVTPQHLTLAGEDAYPRLGTYAQMNPPIRSGAHRNGLWYWLNQGVPDVIGSDHAPHTIEEKAKTYPATPSGMPGVQTLLPLLLNHVAEGRLTLQRLIDLTSAGAQRIFGLAGKGRIAFGYDADFTVVDLKRRWTIEESWLASRAGWSPFTGDTLTGRPVGTIVRGRTAMWEAELVGKAQGAPVRFESTSFQGG, from the coding sequence ATGGCGACCTTCGATACCAAGCTCACCGGTGGCACCGTCCACCTTCCCTCCGGCCCGGCACAGGTCGATATCGGCATCGTCGACGGACGCATCGCCGGCATTGGCGTGACCGGCGATGCGGGCGAGACGATCGACTGTACCGGCCTCGACATCCTGCCCGGCGTCATCGACACGCAGGTCCATTTCCGCGAGCCCGGGCTGGAGCATAAGGAAGACCTCGCCACAGGATCGATCGCGGCGGTGATGGGCGGCGTGACCGCGGTGTTCGAAATGCCGAACACCAAGCCCGCGACCGATACCGAGGACGCGATCGCCGACAAGCTCGCGCGCGCCAAGGGCCGCATGTATTGCGACCATGCCTTTTACGTCGGCGCGACCGCGCGCAACGCCAACCATCTGGCCGAACTGGAGCGCCTGCCCGGCACGGCGGGGGTCAAGATCTTCATGGGGTCGTCGACCGGCGACCTGCTGGTGTCGGAGGATGCCGACCTGCTGCGCGTGCTCCGCTCCGGGCAGCGCCGCGTGGCGATCCATGCCGAGGACGAGATACGGATGATCGCGCGCGAGGGCGAACGGGTAAGCGGCGATCCGGCCTCGCACCCCGTCTGGCGCGACGACGAGAGCGCGATGCTGGCCACCCGCCGCATCCTGCGCCTCGCGCGCGAGGCGGGCCGCCGGGTCCATGTCCTGCACGTGACCACGCCGGCCGAACTGGAAGTGCTGGGCGCCAACAAGGACATCGCCTCGTGCGAGGTCACGCCGCAGCATCTGACGCTGGCGGGCGAGGACGCCTATCCGCGCCTCGGCACCTATGCGCAGATGAACCCGCCGATCCGCTCCGGCGCGCATCGCAACGGGCTGTGGTACTGGCTGAACCAGGGTGTGCCCGACGTGATCGGGTCCGACCACGCGCCGCACACGATCGAGGAAAAGGCCAAGACCTATCCCGCCACCCCCAGCGGCATGCCCGGCGTGCAGACGCTGCTCCCGTTGCTGCTGAACCACGTCGCCGAAGGGCGATTGACGCTTCAGCGGCTGATCGACCTGACCAGCGCCGGCGCGCAACGCATCTTCGGCCTAGCCGGCAAGGGGCGGATCGCGTTCGGCTATGACGCCGACTTCACCGTCGTCGATCTGAAGCGCCGCTGGACGATCGAGGAAAGCTGGCTCGCCTCGCGCGCGGGCTGGTCGCCGTTCACCGGCGATACGCTGACCGGACGCCCGGTGGGTACGATCGTGCGGGGCCGGACCGCGATGTGGGAAGCCGAGCTGGTCGGCAAGGCGCAGGGTGCGCCGGTGCGGTTCGAATCGACTTCGTTCCAGGGGGGGTGA
- a CDS encoding BCCT family transporter — protein MSASHINPRVFWGASAIIAALLITTLAMPGSADQAFKAAQAWAIDTFGWFYIASVAVFLVVVLSLGFGPAGRLKLGPDDSEPDFPYVSWLAMLFAAGMGIGLMYFAVAEPIQHYISPPEAESGTITAAREAMAITFHHYGVHAWAIYALVGLSLAYFTYRKDLPLTLRSGLSPLLGKRINGPLGDAIDIFAVCGTVFGVSTSLGFGVSQMTAGLAYEYAVPDSTVTKIAVIVIVMGAATLSVLSGADRGIRRLSELNLAMAVLLMLFVLALGPTLFLLRALVQNFGLYLDHFVLRTFTLYAYEPRAWMADWTLFYWAWWIAWSPFVGMFIARISRGRTIREFVIGVLFVPTAFTFLWMTVFGNTAISLDLGTAAGGIAQAVQADLSTALFKFLEYLPGASVTATLAIALVGIFFVTSADSGALVIDTLASGGREDTPRWQRIYWCVLLGVTAALLLVMGGLGALQAATLLAALPFCFIMLLLAVGLVRQTNADLAGVALPDEAPMAERLKRLLVPARRGEIVRQLAGNGDAALRSVHEALQKEGWADSTIEVQDDQRTLILGAQSERAFTYRLTPRSRPLAAYTALEASEERRSKAWFLAAETNGNARYRDLTGFTAEQIAADVLTQLERWRLGA, from the coding sequence ATGTCTGCCAGTCATATCAATCCGCGCGTCTTCTGGGGCGCGTCCGCCATCATTGCCGCCCTGCTGATCACGACGCTGGCCATGCCCGGCAGCGCCGATCAGGCGTTCAAGGCGGCGCAGGCCTGGGCGATCGATACCTTTGGCTGGTTCTACATCGCGTCGGTCGCGGTGTTTCTGGTGGTGGTGCTGTCGCTGGGCTTCGGACCGGCGGGCAGGCTGAAACTCGGTCCCGACGATTCCGAACCGGACTTTCCCTATGTATCGTGGCTGGCGATGCTGTTCGCAGCCGGCATGGGCATCGGGCTGATGTACTTTGCGGTCGCCGAGCCGATCCAGCATTATATCTCGCCGCCCGAAGCGGAAAGCGGTACGATCACCGCCGCGCGCGAGGCGATGGCGATCACCTTCCACCATTATGGGGTCCATGCCTGGGCCATCTATGCGCTGGTCGGCCTCAGCCTTGCCTATTTCACCTATCGCAAGGATCTGCCGCTGACATTGCGGTCCGGCCTGTCGCCGCTGCTGGGCAAGCGCATCAACGGTCCGCTGGGCGATGCGATCGATATTTTCGCGGTGTGCGGCACGGTGTTCGGGGTTTCGACCTCGCTGGGGTTCGGCGTGTCGCAGATGACCGCCGGGCTGGCCTATGAATATGCCGTGCCCGACAGCACCGTTACCAAGATCGCGGTCATCGTCATCGTGATGGGGGCGGCGACGCTGTCGGTGCTGAGCGGGGCGGATCGCGGGATACGCCGATTGTCCGAGCTTAATCTGGCGATGGCCGTCCTGCTGATGTTGTTCGTGCTGGCGCTGGGTCCGACGCTGTTCCTGCTGCGTGCGCTGGTGCAGAATTTCGGGCTGTATCTCGACCATTTCGTCCTGCGGACCTTCACGCTCTATGCCTATGAACCGCGGGCGTGGATGGCGGACTGGACGCTGTTCTACTGGGCGTGGTGGATCGCATGGTCGCCGTTCGTCGGCATGTTCATCGCGCGCATCTCGCGCGGGCGGACGATCCGCGAATTCGTGATCGGCGTGCTGTTCGTGCCGACCGCCTTCACCTTCCTGTGGATGACGGTGTTCGGCAACACCGCGATCTCGCTCGATCTCGGGACGGCCGCCGGCGGGATCGCCCAGGCGGTGCAGGCCGATCTGTCGACGGCGCTGTTCAAGTTCCTCGAATATCTCCCCGGCGCCAGCGTCACCGCGACCCTCGCCATCGCATTGGTCGGCATCTTCTTCGTCACCTCGGCCGATTCGGGTGCGCTGGTGATCGATACGCTGGCATCGGGCGGGCGGGAGGATACGCCGCGCTGGCAGCGCATCTATTGGTGCGTCCTGCTGGGCGTCACGGCAGCGTTGCTGTTGGTGATGGGCGGGCTGGGCGCGTTGCAGGCCGCGACGCTGCTTGCCGCGCTGCCCTTCTGCTTCATCATGCTGCTGCTGGCGGTCGGGTTGGTGCGACAGACCAATGCCGACCTCGCCGGCGTGGCGCTGCCCGACGAAGCGCCGATGGCCGAACGGCTCAAGCGCCTGCTGGTCCCGGCGCGGCGCGGCGAGATAGTGCGGCAGCTGGCCGGGAACGGCGACGCCGCGCTGCGATCGGTTCACGAGGCCTTGCAGAAGGAGGGGTGGGCCGATTCCACTATCGAGGTGCAGGACGATCAGCGCACGCTGATCCTCGGCGCGCAGAGCGAGCGCGCCTTCACCTATCGGCTGACGCCCCGCTCCCGGCCGCTCGCCGCCTATACCGCGCTGGAGGCGTCGGAGGAGCGGCGCAGCAAGGCGTGGTTCCTGGCGGCGGAGACGAACGGAAATGCGCGGTATCGCGACCTCACCGGCTTCACCGCCGAGCAGATCGCCGCCGATGTGCTGACTCAGCTGGAGCGATGGCGATTGGGCGCGTGA
- a CDS encoding chloride channel protein, whose amino-acid sequence MPIPSECAFSASAVVILRMGAYIVGVVRAPLTAVLILSETTASRGLMLSMFAAAFLGRFASRRVSRDAVSRAGAGLCHAAGGETRLIATPSPDPTKVVSAADMG is encoded by the coding sequence GTGCCGATCCCATCGGAGTGCGCATTCAGCGCAAGCGCCGTCGTGATCTTGCGTATGGGCGCCTATATCGTCGGTGTGGTCCGTGCGCCGCTGACCGCGGTCCTCATCCTGTCCGAGACGACGGCGAGCCGCGGCCTGATGCTGTCGATGTTCGCGGCCGCCTTCCTTGGGCGTTTCGCCAGCCGCCGGGTGTCGCGAGACGCTGTATCGCGGGCTGGTGCAGGCCTTTGCCATGCCGCCGGTGGCGAAACCCGGCTGATCGCAACCCCTTCCCCCGATCCGACGAAGGTCGTCAGCGCGGCTGATATGGGTTAG
- a CDS encoding DUF1134 domain-containing protein — protein MKRLIGWMAPLLVLAVPAQAQVRTVDPNDAIDGDLAPQQAPAPTPRSTVPPAYQSEPVPPVQQTPPPVQQSPSTTATSAANDTFEREDLIGAAEGVFGRGAEGLAGIIENILKDQGKPNAYIAGREAAGAFVVGLRYGSGVMNHKVEGQRPVYWTGPSVGFDVGGDATKVFVLVYNLYDSQELYKRFPAAEGRAYFVGGFSASYLRRGDVVLIPVRLGVGWRLGANVGYMRFSEKQRWLPF, from the coding sequence ATGAAACGGTTGATCGGATGGATGGCGCCGCTGCTGGTGCTGGCGGTGCCGGCCCAGGCGCAGGTGCGGACCGTCGATCCCAATGACGCGATCGATGGCGATCTGGCCCCGCAGCAGGCGCCGGCGCCCACTCCGCGATCGACCGTGCCGCCGGCCTATCAGTCCGAGCCGGTCCCGCCGGTGCAGCAAACGCCGCCGCCGGTGCAGCAGTCGCCGAGCACGACCGCGACATCGGCGGCCAACGACACGTTCGAACGCGAGGACCTGATCGGTGCCGCCGAGGGCGTGTTCGGGCGCGGGGCCGAGGGGCTGGCGGGCATCATCGAAAACATCCTGAAGGACCAGGGCAAGCCCAATGCCTATATCGCTGGGCGCGAGGCGGCGGGTGCGTTCGTCGTCGGGCTGCGCTATGGCTCGGGGGTGATGAACCACAAGGTCGAGGGGCAACGGCCGGTCTATTGGACTGGGCCGTCGGTCGGTTTCGACGTGGGCGGCGATGCGACCAAGGTCTTCGTTCTGGTCTACAACCTGTATGACTCGCAGGAGCTGTACAAGCGCTTCCCGGCGGCCGAGGGGCGGGCCTATTTCGTCGGTGGTTTTTCGGCGAGCTATCTGCGGCGGGGCGATGTGGTGCTGATCCCGGTTCGCCTGGGTGTCGGTTGGCGGCTGGGCGCCAATGTCGGCTATATGCGGTTCAGTGAAAAGCAGAGGTGGCTGCCGTTTTAA